Proteins encoded together in one Caldicellulosiruptor saccharolyticus DSM 8903 window:
- a CDS encoding DHH family phosphoesterase: MKDKKAHFKFDFSVSQAGFVLSLVFNLVILYYNLQIGIICFSLIILLAAYNITINRKKNRQLLEFIETLTLNIDTASKDTLLKFPLPILITEYNGDIIWHNQKFLEISKNKRLIGKNLKDELPELYQAILDNKPRLDSFEYQSYFFNVFITLVEVEGEKNDKRYLRLFYFIDITDYVTLQKTFELQNVVFGYLMIDNYDDVLNSAPEVSKSNIASEIERRVMDWFYNQIRSDVFLMKYERDKYLFICNTEAFYKMQERRFNILDQIKEVNLYNRIIPTISCGIGIRDDSIFQAQKDAKTALDMALSRGGDQLVVFYNGKFEFYGGKTKEHEKRSKVRSRVMAQTIKEIIKHSEKVFIMGHQYFDLDCLGASVGLAKLCLNLNKETYIVINSFNPTIKDFVEILKSDSQYENMIIDEQKALKMKTKNSLLFVVDTQRMSYVDIPNMILNFEKIIVIDHHRRAADWIEQALICYSETYASSVSELVAELLSYEGIKLKKVEAEIMLAGIMIDTRGFTKNVGVRTFEVATYLRENEALPESIKEYLKEDLEDYILKHQLISNAQVLYGNIAVVIDYSQTCRNNVIIAKVADELLNIKGIDASFVVCKIDNAVLISARSNGKINVQLILEKIGGGGHLETAGSKLENVTLDEAKDILFKAIDEYIVENQKT; this comes from the coding sequence GTGAAAGATAAAAAAGCCCATTTTAAATTTGATTTTTCTGTTTCTCAAGCAGGTTTTGTACTTTCTCTTGTTTTTAATTTGGTAATTTTATACTATAACCTTCAAATTGGCATCATCTGCTTTTCGCTTATAATCTTACTTGCAGCATACAATATTACGATAAACAGAAAGAAAAATAGACAGTTATTAGAATTTATCGAGACATTGACACTAAACATTGATACAGCGTCAAAAGACACACTTTTAAAATTCCCTTTGCCTATACTTATAACAGAGTACAACGGAGACATTATATGGCATAACCAGAAGTTTCTGGAAATATCAAAAAACAAGAGGCTAATTGGCAAAAATCTAAAAGATGAACTTCCAGAGCTTTATCAGGCAATTTTAGATAACAAGCCAAGGCTGGATAGTTTTGAGTATCAGAGCTATTTTTTCAATGTCTTTATTACTCTTGTTGAGGTAGAGGGAGAGAAAAACGACAAAAGGTATTTGAGGCTTTTTTACTTTATCGACATAACTGATTATGTTACACTTCAGAAGACGTTTGAACTTCAAAATGTGGTTTTTGGATATCTTATGATTGACAACTACGATGATGTTCTAAATTCTGCACCAGAGGTTTCAAAGTCAAACATTGCATCTGAGATTGAAAGGCGGGTCATGGACTGGTTTTATAACCAGATAAGGTCTGATGTGTTTTTGATGAAATATGAAAGAGACAAGTACCTTTTCATCTGTAATACAGAAGCGTTTTACAAAATGCAAGAAAGAAGATTTAATATACTTGATCAGATAAAAGAGGTAAACTTGTATAATCGAATAATTCCTACAATAAGCTGTGGTATTGGAATAAGAGATGACTCTATATTCCAAGCTCAAAAAGATGCAAAAACAGCGCTGGACATGGCACTTTCACGTGGTGGCGACCAGCTTGTGGTTTTCTACAATGGAAAGTTTGAATTTTATGGCGGGAAGACAAAAGAGCATGAAAAACGCTCAAAAGTCCGCTCACGTGTCATGGCACAGACTATAAAAGAAATTATAAAGCACTCTGAAAAGGTTTTTATCATGGGCCATCAGTATTTTGACTTGGACTGTTTAGGTGCCTCAGTTGGTCTTGCTAAACTTTGCTTAAATTTAAACAAGGAAACGTATATTGTTATAAACTCTTTTAACCCAACTATAAAGGATTTCGTTGAAATCCTAAAATCAGATTCTCAATATGAAAACATGATAATTGACGAGCAAAAGGCGCTCAAGATGAAAACAAAAAATTCGCTTTTGTTTGTTGTTGACACTCAAAGAATGAGTTATGTTGATATACCAAATATGATTCTAAATTTTGAGAAGATAATTGTAATTGACCATCACAGAAGAGCAGCTGACTGGATTGAACAAGCTCTCATTTGCTATTCAGAGACATATGCATCTTCTGTATCAGAGCTCGTTGCTGAGCTTTTGAGTTATGAAGGAATAAAGCTCAAAAAAGTTGAAGCAGAAATTATGCTTGCTGGTATTATGATTGACACGCGAGGGTTTACCAAAAATGTAGGTGTTAGGACATTTGAGGTTGCAACATACCTTAGAGAAAACGAAGCATTGCCTGAGAGTATAAAAGAATATCTAAAAGAGGACTTGGAAGACTACATTTTAAAGCACCAGCTTATATCAAATGCACAGGTACTTTATGGAAATATTGCAGTTGTTATTGATTATTCACAAACTTGCAGGAATAATGTTATAATAGCAAAGGTAGCAGATGAGCTTTTGAATATAAAAGGGATTGATGCATCTTTTGTAGTCTGCAAAATAGACAACGCAGTATTAATTAGTGCCCGGTCAAACGGCAAGATAAATGTCCAGCTAATTTTAGAAAAAATAGGTGGTGGCGGACACTTGGAGACAGCAGGTAGCAAGCTTGAAAATGTAACATTGGATGAGGCAAAAGATATACTTTTCAAAGCAATTGATGAATACATTGTGGAAAATCAAAAAACTTGA
- the rplI gene encoding 50S ribosomal protein L9, with protein sequence MKVVLLQDVKGLGKKDSIVEVNDGYARNYLIPRKLAAPLTEGLEKHIKEKKEAEQKKKEKELMLAKDLADKLEKSQVIIKAKAGENGKLFGSITNKEIADEIKRQLGIDMDKKKIELEDPIKQIGSYEVSIRLYQGIVAKLKVHVTSS encoded by the coding sequence ATGAAAGTTGTGCTTCTTCAGGATGTCAAGGGCTTGGGTAAAAAAGACTCAATTGTTGAAGTAAATGATGGGTATGCAAGAAATTACTTAATTCCAAGAAAGCTTGCAGCACCTTTAACAGAGGGATTAGAAAAGCACATAAAAGAAAAAAAAGAGGCTGAGCAGAAGAAAAAAGAAAAAGAGCTTATGCTTGCCAAAGACCTTGCAGACAAGCTTGAGAAAAGTCAGGTAATAATAAAAGCGAAAGCAGGTGAAAACGGAAAACTCTTTGGGTCTATTACAAACAAAGAAATAGCTGATGAGATAAAAAGACAGCTTGGAATTGACATGGACAAGAAAAAGATTGAGCTTGAAGACCCAATAAAGCAAATTGGAAGTTATGAGGTTTCAATTAGACTTTATCAAGGTATTGTGGCAAAACTGAAAGTCCATGTGACCTCAAGCTAA
- the dnaB gene encoding replicative DNA helicase, producing the protein MEPDILQSHSEMPESREAEEAVVGAMLLDKEVISDITEILTEDDFATPQLKEVFAAIMDLFEEGKPIDVITVSERLRERGSFEAVGGSEYLTNLVINTPTSANATYYARIVEEKSLLRKLINSSMKIIEKCKSQTERVEDIVDFAEKTIFNVISHKSSRDFSHLKEILIETYNKIEELYLRKSHIIGVPTGFAEFDRMTAGLQPSDLILIAARPAMGKTSFALNIVQHAALRAGVPVAIFSLEMSKEQLVTRMICSEAMIDSHKLRTGNLEDEEWKKFAKALALLSNAPIYIDDTPAITVSEMRAKCRRLKLKEKGLGLVMVDYLQLMTARGRFESKQQEIAEISRSLKALARELNVPVLALSQLSRAPETRADHRPILSDLRESGAIEQDADIVAFLYRDEYYNPDTDKKHIAELIIAKHRNGPTGTIELLFLDKHTKFKDLEKNRV; encoded by the coding sequence ATGGAACCTGATATTCTCCAAAGCCACAGTGAAATGCCAGAAAGCCGCGAGGCAGAAGAGGCTGTTGTTGGGGCGATGCTTCTTGACAAAGAGGTAATTTCTGACATCACAGAGATTTTGACAGAAGATGATTTTGCAACCCCACAGCTAAAAGAAGTTTTTGCAGCTATCATGGACCTTTTTGAAGAGGGCAAGCCCATAGATGTTATAACAGTTTCAGAACGTCTAAGAGAAAGAGGAAGTTTTGAGGCGGTTGGTGGAAGTGAATATTTGACAAATCTTGTTATAAACACGCCAACATCTGCAAATGCTACATATTATGCAAGGATTGTTGAGGAAAAGTCGCTACTTAGAAAGCTTATAAACTCATCAATGAAGATAATAGAAAAGTGTAAAAGCCAGACAGAAAGAGTTGAAGATATAGTTGATTTTGCTGAAAAGACTATCTTCAATGTGATTTCTCACAAAAGCTCAAGAGATTTTTCTCATTTAAAAGAAATATTAATTGAAACATACAATAAGATAGAGGAACTGTATCTCAGAAAATCACATATCATAGGTGTGCCAACAGGATTTGCTGAATTTGACAGAATGACAGCAGGGCTTCAGCCATCAGATCTGATTTTGATTGCTGCAAGGCCTGCAATGGGCAAGACAAGCTTTGCACTTAACATTGTCCAGCATGCAGCCTTAAGGGCAGGTGTTCCTGTTGCTATATTTTCGCTTGAGATGTCAAAAGAACAGCTTGTAACCCGTATGATTTGCTCAGAAGCAATGATAGACAGTCACAAACTTCGTACTGGCAACTTAGAGGATGAAGAGTGGAAAAAGTTTGCAAAGGCTTTGGCACTTTTGTCAAATGCTCCAATTTATATTGACGACACACCTGCCATAACAGTTTCTGAGATGAGGGCAAAGTGTAGAAGGCTCAAACTCAAAGAAAAAGGTCTTGGTCTTGTGATGGTTGACTATTTGCAGCTTATGACAGCTCGTGGCAGATTTGAAAGCAAACAACAAGAAATTGCTGAGATTTCAAGGTCATTAAAAGCTTTGGCAAGAGAGCTAAATGTCCCTGTGCTTGCTCTTTCACAGCTATCCCGTGCACCTGAAACAAGGGCTGACCACAGACCGATACTCTCTGACCTTCGTGAAAGTGGTGCAATTGAGCAAGATGCGGATATTGTTGCGTTTTTGTACAGGGACGAGTATTACAATCCTGACACTGACAAAAAACACATAGCAGAACTTATAATTGCAAAGCACAGAAATGGTCCGACTGGAACAATTGAGCTTTTGTTCTTGGACAAGCATACAAAGTTCAAGGACTTAGAGAAAAACAGAGTATAA
- a CDS encoding adenosylhomocysteinase: MLLAIIKDYCLWEEGLRKILWAKRFMPILEQIRKDYINEKPLNGINVAISVHLEAKTANLALLLKDLGANVYVTGSNPLSTQDDIAAALVHEDIEVFAIRGATEEEYFYHLEKTLENDIRLIIDDGGDLTYLLHTKLENLSDKIMGGCEETTTGIIRLKALEKDGKLKFPMIAVNNAYCKHLFDNRYGTGQSTWDGIMRTTNITVAGKHVVVAGYGFCGKGIAKRAQGLGAKVIVTEVDPIKALEAYMDGFEVMKMEDAAKIGDIFVTATGCKDVVRYEHILEMKDGAILCNSGHFNVEIDIETLEKKAIKIYEARKNITGYKLENGKDVFVLAEGRLVNLAAADGHPIEIMDMSFAIQALCTIYVAQNYKNLDKKVYQVPSEIDSYVAMAKLKSLGIEIDRLTNEQKKYLNSWEV, translated from the coding sequence GTGTTGTTGGCAATCATAAAAGACTATTGTCTATGGGAAGAAGGGCTGAGGAAGATTCTGTGGGCAAAGAGGTTTATGCCTATACTCGAACAGATAAGAAAAGATTATATTAATGAAAAACCTTTAAACGGTATAAATGTGGCAATCTCGGTTCATCTTGAGGCAAAGACGGCAAATTTGGCACTGCTTTTGAAAGACCTTGGAGCAAATGTGTATGTGACAGGCTCAAACCCTTTGTCAACACAAGACGATATTGCAGCAGCGCTTGTACATGAGGATATTGAAGTCTTTGCAATAAGAGGCGCAACTGAAGAAGAATACTTTTACCATCTTGAAAAGACGCTTGAAAATGATATTAGGCTGATAATAGACGACGGTGGTGATTTGACATACCTTCTTCACACAAAACTTGAAAACCTCTCTGATAAGATAATGGGCGGATGTGAGGAAACTACAACAGGTATAATAAGATTAAAAGCATTAGAAAAGGATGGAAAGCTTAAATTCCCTATGATTGCAGTCAATAATGCATACTGCAAACACCTTTTTGACAACAGGTACGGTACAGGTCAGTCAACATGGGATGGAATAATGAGGACAACCAATATCACAGTTGCAGGGAAGCATGTTGTTGTTGCAGGCTATGGTTTTTGTGGCAAGGGCATTGCAAAAAGAGCTCAAGGTCTTGGTGCGAAGGTAATAGTGACAGAGGTTGACCCTATAAAGGCTTTAGAGGCATATATGGACGGGTTTGAGGTAATGAAGATGGAAGATGCTGCTAAGATAGGTGATATATTTGTCACCGCAACGGGGTGCAAAGATGTTGTAAGATATGAACACATTTTGGAGATGAAAGATGGAGCAATTTTGTGTAATAGCGGGCATTTTAACGTTGAAATTGACATAGAAACGCTTGAGAAAAAAGCTATAAAAATTTATGAAGCAAGGAAGAATATCACAGGTTACAAGCTTGAAAATGGCAAAGATGTATTTGTACTTGCAGAAGGCAGGCTTGTCAACCTTGCAGCAGCAGATGGCCATCCAATAGAGATTATGGATATGTCATTTGCCATTCAGGCACTTTGTACCATTTATGTTGCGCAAAATTACAAGAATTTGGATAAAAAAGTCTATCAGGTGCCAAGCGAAATAGATTCTTATGTAGCGATGGCTAAACTTAAATCGCTTGGAATTGAAATAGATAGGCTCACAAATGAGCAGAAAAAATATCTTAATAGTTGGGAAGTGTAG